TGTAACTCAAGGTCCTGCAAACTCTGTAGCCAGCTTCTCTGTAGTCTATAACTAATTTCCTTCCGGAAATAACAGGGGGCCGGATATTTCGGCCCTTTTTCATAAAGGTAAAAAAATGAATTTCCTTCGTAAAACTTTAATTGCTCTGCTGTTAATTAACGCAGGTGTTTCCTCCGCCAGTGCCGGTATTATTATCGGTGGCACCCGTGTTATTTATGATGGCAATAAAAAGGAAGCATCTATTGGCGTTAATAACCCGGACAGCACTGCCTATTTGATTCAGTCCTGGATTGACACGCAAAATGGCGGCACGGAGAAAGCTCCTTTTGTTATCACTCCACCTCTTTACCGTCTGGACCCAACGCAACAGAACGTTGAGCGCATTATTTTAACCGGTGCGGTACCGCAGGATAAGGAAAGCCTTTACTGGCTGAATATTAAAGCTATTCCGTCTGCGCCGAAAGCAGCAAACAGTTTGCAGATTGCGGTGAAAACCAGCATTAAATTAATTTATCGCCCGGCTGCAATTAAAGGCACTACGCCAGAGGAGCAGGCAGATAAATTAACCTGGTCCATTAGCGGTAATAAAATTCAGGTGACTAATCCAACGCAATTTGTGATGAATTTTAATGAAGTGACTGTTGGCGGTAAAAAGCTCGAAAACGTCAGTTATGTTTTGCCAGGTTCAACGGCAGCCTTTGATTTACCCAAAGATATTCGCGGTGGGAAGGCAACGTTCACGGTGATTAATGATTATGGCGGCCCCGGTAAAATACATAACGCCAGCCTTTAAAAGAATAAGACCGCAATAATATGCAAGGATTTAAGGGTTAATGATGATGAGACAAAAACATAAAGTTTTCCAGCCTGCCAGGATGGCCATTTTTATTGCGGTCGCGTTAAGCAGCGGAGCTCAGGTTGCGAACGCCCGCGATACTTTTAACCCTGAATTGCTTGAAGTGGGAAACCCCGGTGCGGGTAAAACTGACCTCTCCGTTTATGAAGCAGGATCTCAGGCACCGGGCGTATATCACGTTGATATTATTCTTGACGAACAACTGGTTGATACGCGTGACGTTGAGTTTAAAGCAGTCGCAGATAAAAGCGGAGAAGCCAACTTACAGCCCTGCATCAGTCTCGATACGCTTAAAAGCTGGGGGGTAAAAACCGATCTGTTTCCGGAACTCGCAGCCGATGCGCAGTGCATAAACCTGGCTGTTATTCCTCAGGCTTCAGCAGACTTTCAGTTCAGTACCCAGCGATTAGTCATCAGTATTCCTCAGGCGGCACTAATACCTCAGTCGCGTGGCTATGTCCCCCCTGAAAAATGGGACGAAGGCATAACGGCAGGGATGTTGAACTATAGCCTCAGCGGCGACAACAGCCGGGGGCGCGGTGCCAATAGCAGCACAACGAATTCGCAGTATGCCAACCTGCGACCAGGTCTGAACATCGGGCCGTGGCGTTTGCGCAACTACTCGACCTGGAGCCGTGACAGCAACGGCCAGGATAAATGGGATACCGTTTATACCTATCTTCAGCGCGATATTATTCCTTTGAAGGCGCAGCTGACCGCAGGCGATAGCTCCGCTCCGGCTGATATTTTCGACAGCATGCCGTTCCGTGGTGCTCAGCTTGCGTCCGATGACGATATGCTGCCGGATTCAATGAAGGGCTATGCGCCCGTTGTGCGTGGTATTGCTCGTACCAACGCCCAGGTCGTCATTCGACAGAATGGTTACCAGATTTATCAGAGCTATGTCGCGCCAGGTGCGTTTGAAATCACCGATATGTATCCGACAGGTGGTGCAGGGGATCTGGATGTCACTATTAAGGAAGCG
The nucleotide sequence above comes from Buttiauxella selenatireducens. Encoded proteins:
- a CDS encoding fimbrial biogenesis chaperone; protein product: MNFLRKTLIALLLINAGVSSASAGIIIGGTRVIYDGNKKEASIGVNNPDSTAYLIQSWIDTQNGGTEKAPFVITPPLYRLDPTQQNVERIILTGAVPQDKESLYWLNIKAIPSAPKAANSLQIAVKTSIKLIYRPAAIKGTTPEEQADKLTWSISGNKIQVTNPTQFVMNFNEVTVGGKKLENVSYVLPGSTAAFDLPKDIRGGKATFTVINDYGGPGKIHNASL